A region from the Malus domestica chromosome 07, GDT2T_hap1 genome encodes:
- the LOC139197598 gene encoding protein NETWORKED 4A-like → MEKMRVFELQEQIVELENRASDRDNEIRKLMEDLEVTKERLKGSDEEIANLKHELDDRISKGADQMQGVESQLDSERKHVSELPERIVRCNADIFGCELEVMQLKSALHDAQEQFSLEKADLQADISSFAAKRIVLDTRLEELSLRNKRLEDEIRQCETDKMEMERLHAVYEMALQDDISRLKVEVADKNGHVEAVNEDLDMFKLKYDMLMAEKNELNGRAQTLMANVSSRDNQIQEMAGHLSRLQTEREGLIVGSESARRLVDELKTRVGELQQEVKRQSVVISDGAEEKREVIRQLCFSLEHYRSGYQELRQAFTGHRQRLVCF, encoded by the coding sequence ATGGAGAAAATGCGTGTCTTCGAGCTGCAAGAACAGATAGTTGAGTTGGAAAATCGTGCATCAGACAGAGATAATGAGATTCGGAAATTGATGGAGGACTTGGAAGTGACTAAAGAAAGGCTTAAGGGGTCGGACGAAGAGATTGCGAATTTGAAGCATGAACTGGACGATAGAATTTCCAAAGGCGCTGATCAAATGCAAGGTGTTGAATCTCAACTTGACTCGGAGAGAAAGCATGTTTCGGAGCTGCCGGAGAGGATTGTGAGGTGCAATGCTGACATATTCGGCTGCGAACTTGAGGTAATGCAACTGAAGAGCGCATTGCATGATGCACAGGAACAATTCTCGCTTGAGAAAGCCGACCTGCAAGCTGACATTTCAAGTTTTGCAGCGAAACGAATTGTCTTGGACACGAGACTCGAAGAATTGAGTTTGAGAAACAAGAGGTTAGAGGACGAGATAAGGCAATGTGAAACGGATAAGATGGAAATGGAAAGGCTGCATGCTGTCTACGAGATGGCATTGCAAGATGATATAAGCCGCCTGAAGGTAGAAGTTGCTGATAAAAATGGACATGTGGAAGCTGTAAATGAAGACTTGGACATGTTTAAACTGAAATATGACATGCTGATGGCGGAGAAAAACGAGCTCAATGGTAGGGCTCAAACGCTCATGGCGAATGTGAGTTCCCGCGACAATCAGATTCAGGAAATGGCGGGACATCTTAGTCGGTTGCAAACAGAACGCGAGGGTCTGATCGTTGGATCCGAAAGTGCGCGTAGGCTAGTAGATGAGCTGAAAACAAGAGTGGGGGAGTTGCAGCAAGAGGTGAAAAGGCAGAGTGTTGTGATCTCGGATGGGGCTGAGGAGAAAAGAGAGGTGATCCGGCAGCTTTGTTTCTCGCTGGAGCACTACAGGAGCGGATACCAAGAGCTCCGCCAAGCGTTTACCGGGCACAGGCAGCGCCTAGTATGTTTCTGA